A portion of the Gossypium arboreum isolate Shixiya-1 chromosome 8, ASM2569848v2, whole genome shotgun sequence genome contains these proteins:
- the LOC108468459 gene encoding uncharacterized protein LOC108468459: protein MDQRLEKLEQIQKEIQEQMQAQMQEQLAKIQPEKGKSPVTNTEDDSEILTYAPGFTPTNTPVPPQGVSTNIKPQYQTGTSVLINFPTGSCSNPEDNCANPMALDLDNIAKEEKARAEFPEMDAKELSLVPDLVLPPKFKMPEFEKYSGTNYPEAHITMFCRRMTGHVNNDQLLIHCFQDNLAGAAAKWQCAQRWREVATQVQLPLLEKETTMLFINTLKAPFINHMLESATKSFADIVISVEMIENVIRCGKIEAGESNRRSAPKKRENEVSNVSMSYAKPIIVNQPKAVATGQQASARQESNTKQSTKKFWFIPIPITYRELYKSLFDAHVVSSFYLKLLQPPYPKWYDASAQCEYHAGITGHSIENCTSFKRVVERLINMGVVKFDDAPSVGNPLPNHTDDGVNAIVKNMVRRIKLDVAEVKAPMREGLMDNKELKIFEFTEEEDVCTRDEGSMKKVNHPVVIISRPKINEAGARIMPRVVIQKPAAFRYKDSKKVF, encoded by the exons ATGGATCAAAGGCTGGAAAAATTGGAGCAAATACAGAAGGAGATACAGGAACAGATGCAAGCgcaaatgcaagagcaattagCTAAGATCCA GCCGGAAAAAGGAAAGAGTCCTGTGACTAATACTGAGGACGACAGTGAGATCCTTACTTACGCTCCAGGTTTCACCCCAACAAATACCCCAGTACCACCACAAGGGGTGTCTACCAATATCAAACCCCAATATCAGACTGGTACTTCAGTATTGATAAATTTCCCAACGGGCTCGTGTTCTAACCCCGAAGACAATTGTGCAAATCCTATGGCCCTTGACCTTGATAATATAGCGAAAGAAGAAAAGGCAAGAGCGGAATTTCCAGA AATGGATGCTAAGGAGTTGAGCCTGGTTCCAGATTTGGTACTCCCTCCGAagttcaaaatgccagaatttgaaaAATACAGCGGAACCAATTACCCTGAGGCTCACATTACGATGTTTTGTCGGAGGATGACTGGTCATGTCAATAACGATCAGTTATTGATTCACTGTTTTCAGGACAATTTGGCTGGGGCTGCggccaaatg gCAATGTGCTCAGAGATGGAGGGAAGTTGCTACACAAGTCCAACTGCCATTGTTGGAAAAAGAAACAACCATGCTTTTCATTAATACCTtgaaggcaccttttattaaTCACATGCTGGAGAGTGCGACTAAGAGTTTCGCGGACATAGTAATATCCGTTGAAATGATAGAGAATGTGATAAGATGCGGAAAGATAGAGGCTGGGGAAAGCAATAGGAGGTCGGCcccgaaaaagagagaaaatgaagTCAGCAATGTGAGCATGAGCTATGCAAAACCAATCATAGTAAATCAACCGAAAGCAGTGGCCACGGGCCAGCAAGCTTCAGCAAGACAGGAGTCCAATACAAAACAAAGCACGAAAAAGTTCTGGTTTATTCCTATTCCAATAACATACCGGGAGCTGTACAAAAGTCTATTTGATGCACATGTCGTATCCTCGTTCTACTTAAAACTGTTGCAACCCCCATACCCTAAGTGGTATGATGCAAGTGCCCAATGTGAATATCATGCAGGAATCACGGGGCACTCGATAGAGAACTGCACCTCCTTCAAAAGGGTAGTCGAAAGGCTCATCAACATGGGTGTTGTGAAGTTCGACGATGCACCTAGTGTAGGAAATCCGTTACCCAATCATACTGATGATGGGGTAAATGCGATAGTCAAGAATATGGTTAGGAGAATTAAGTTGGATGTGGCAGAAGTGAAAGCCCCAATGAGGGAA GGTCTAATGGACAACAAAGAACTGAAGATCTTTGAATTTACTGAGGAGGAAGATGTATGCACCCGAGATGAGGGATCGATGAAGAAGGTCAATCACCCGGTGGTGATCATTTCACGACCGAAAATCAATGAAGCTGGAGCAAGAATTATGCCAAGAGTTGTAATTCAGAAACCCGCGGCTTTTCGATATAAGGATAGTAAAAAGGTGTTTTAG
- the LOC108468990 gene encoding uncharacterized protein LOC108468990, translated as MGWWDNSYHKAKKLLISPTVKQPFHLLAILLLSLWLPLAFLLVARLSYVNYTLNATVLDPSSTPSPPSFLFSFYLYTNPALLYFLVAAISIVALVHGLTGKVSFVTESPSAFHRPYLRIAWIILCIMQVSVGLGIEGSVAVGINGAGFGVQRSVLSRLIFFLGLHEVMLVWFRTVVKPAVDDSIFGEVSEEKWVHRAAIALSVGTLWWWKLRDEVESLVVVAEAKKELSMEIEMADFLGWWLYYLTVTIGMVRIVKALLWVGFALLFRGVRRNIDDEIIAMEEEDQDKV; from the coding sequence ATGGGGTGGTGGGATAATTCATATCACAAAGCGAAGAAACTCCTCATTTCACCCACCGTGAAACAACCCTTTCACTTGCTAGCAATCCTCCTCCTCAGCCTATGGCTTCCCCTTGCTTTCCTCCTCGTCGCCAGGCTATCTTATGTTAACTACACCTTAAACGCCACCGTGTTAGACCCTTCTTCTACACCTTCCCCACCATCGTTCCTTTTCTCTTTCTACTTGTACACCAATCCAGCTCTTCTTTATTTCCTCGTTGCAGCTATTAGCATCGTGGCTCTGGTTCATGGTTTGACTGGGAAAGTGAGCTTCGTAACTGAGTCACCGAGTGCTTTTCATCGACCCTATTTGCGTATTGCATGGATTATTTTATGTATAATGCAAGTTTCCGTTGGGTTGGGGATTGAAGGAAGCGTAGCGGTAGGTATCAACGGTGCTGGGTTTGGGGTTCAAAGGAGTGTTTTAAGTAGATTAATATTCTTCTTGGGTTTGCATGAGGTGATGCTTGTTTggttccgaacggtggtaaagcCGGCGGTGGATGATTCTATCTTTGGTGAAGTTAGTGAAGAGAAATGGGTTCATAGGGCTGCTATTGCTTTGAGCGTTGGCACCCTATGGTGGTGGAAACTTAGAGATGAAGTGGAGTCATTAGTGGTGGTTGCAGAAGCTAAGAAGGAGCTGTCAATGGAGATTGAAATGGCTGATTTTCTTGGTTGGTGGCTATATTACTTGACTGTCACAATTGgtatggttagaattgttaaagcACTTCTTTGGGTTGGTTTTGCGTTGCTTTTTAGAGGTGTAAGAAGGAACATCGATGATGAGATCATCGCCATGGAAGAGGAAGATCAAGACAAGGTATAA
- the LOC108469973 gene encoding DEAD-box ATP-dependent RNA helicase 24-like isoform X1: MSKRKFGFEGFGINRQSTYNFERSQAPQRLYVPPSSRHSHDNYDDNDLDDIDYADNNDTSNDANTNDPTSNGNGGEDDEIDPLDAFMQGIEEDLKAKPPPKPKEKAERYKEDEDEDDPVESFLRSKKDVGLTLAADALRAGYDSDEEVYAAAKAVDAGLLEYDSDDNPVVVDKKKIEPIPALDHSSIEYEPFNKDFYEEKASISGMSEQEVAEYRKSLAIRVSGFDVPRPVKTFEDCGFAPELMRAIAKQGYEKPTTIQCQALPIVLSGRDVIGIAKTGSGKTASFVLPMIVHIMDQPELQKEEGPIGVICAPTRELAHQIFLEAKKFAKAYGIRASAVYGGMSKLDQFKELKAGCEIVVATPGRLIDMLKMKALTMTRATYLVLDEADRMFDLGFEPQIRSIVGQIRPDRQTLLFSATMPRKVEKLAREILSDPVRVTVGEVGTANEDITQHVHVIPSDSEKLPWLLEKLPGMIDEGDVLVFASKKATVDEIESQLSGKGFKVAALHGDKDQASRMEILQKFKSGIYHVLIATDVAARGLDIKSIKSVVNYDIAKDMDMHVHRIGRTGRAGDKDGIAYTLITQKEARFAGELVNSLIAAGQNVSMELMDLAMKDGRFRSKRNARKGGGKKGRGRGGCRSGRGVRGVDYGMGIGYNPESGNASSQAVQSRNAAVNSLKTGMMAQMKSNFVAASSNSQSQGFNNSSSIRRPTLSGFVSGGTIGGDINRSQMATSFNTAPTSGLNTSQNTGQNATQSSSERSRDGPRERRRPSGWDR, translated from the exons ATGTCGAAACGCAAATTCGGATTCGAAGGGTTTGGGATTAACCGTCAATCAACCTACAACTTTGAGCGATCCCAAGCTCCTCAACGTCTATACGTCCCTCCTTCCTCTCGTCATTCCCACGACAACTACGACGATAACGACCTTGACGACATCGATTATGCCGATAACAATGATACTTCCAACGACGCCAACACCAATGACCCCACCAGCAATGGCAACGGAGGGGAAGATGACGAAATCGACCCTCTCGACGCCTTCATGCAAGGTATTGAGGAGGATTTGAAAGCGAAGCCGCCTCCGAAGCCCAAGGAGAAGGCGGAGAGGTATAAAGAGGATGAAGATGAGGATGATCCGGTGGAGAGTTTTTTGAGGTCGAAGAAGGATGTTGGGCTGACCTTGGCGGCGGATGCTTTGCGTGCTGGGTATGATTCTGATGAGGAGGTTTATGCCGCTGCCAAGGCTGTAGATGCGGGGTTGTTGGAGTATGATTCTGATGATAATCCCGTGGTTGTAGACAAGAAGAAGATTGAGCCGATTCCGGCCCTTGATCACAGTTCGATTGAGTATGAGCCGTTTAATAAAGATTTTTATGAGGAGAAGGCTTCAATTTCAG GAATGAGTGAGCAGGAAGTTGCTGAATACCGAAAGAGTTTGGCTATCCGCGTTTCTGGTTTTGATGTCCCAAGACCTGTAAAGACATTTGAAGACTGTGGTTTTGCACCAGAGCTAATGCGAGCTATTGCAAAACAAGGGTATGAAAAGCCAACAACTATTCAGTGCCAAGCCTTACCTATTGTCCTCTCTGGGAGGGATGTTATTGGTATAGCAAAAACTGGTTCTGGTAAAACTGCTTCCTTTGTGCTTCCTATGATTGTACACATCATGGATCAGCCTGAACTTCAGAAGGAGGAGGGTCCAATTGGAGTGATATGTGCACCTACCCGAGAACTAGCACACCAAATCTTcttggaagcaaagaaatttgcAAAAGCCTATGGGATACGTGCCTCTGCTGTGTATGGTGGAATGTCCAAACTTGATCAGTTCAAGGAACTTAAGGCAGGATGTGAGATAGTCGTTGCTACACCGGGTCGATTGATagacatgctaaaaatgaaggcACTGACAATGACAAGAGCAACTTATTTGGTACTTGATGAGGCTGATCGAATGTTTGACCTTGGGTTTGAGCCTCAAATAAGGTCCATTGTTGGCCAAATCAGACCTGACCGACAGACATTACTATTTTCAGCAACAATGCCCCGCAAAGTTGAAAAGTTAGCAAGGGAAATTCTCAGTGACCCAGTCAGAGTTACAGTTGGAGAAGTGGGAACAGCTAACGAGGATATTACTCAGCATGTTCATGTAATTCCTTCCGACTCTGAGAAGTTACCCTGGCTTCTTGAGAAGCTACCTGGAATGATTGATGAGGGTGATGTTTTGGTGTTTGCTTCCAAGAAAGCTACTGTTGATGAGATTGAGTCTCAGCTCTCTGGTAAGGGTTTTAAGGTTGCTGCCCTTCATGGTGATAAAGATCAGGCTTCTCGAATGGAAATTCTACAAAAGTTTAAATCTGGCATCTACCATGTTCTCATCGCAACTGATGTTGCTGCTCGTGGTCTTGACATCAAGTCAATTAAGTCAGTTGTGAACTATGATATTGCAAAGGACATGGACATGCATGTGCACCGTATTGGTAGAACAGGTCGTGCTGGTGACAAAGATGGTATTGCGTATACTCTGATAACTCAAAAGGAGGCTCGGTTTGCTGGTGAATTGGTAAATAGTTTAATTGCTGCTGGGCAGAATGTTTCCATGGAACTGATGGATCTTGCTATGAAG GACGGGAGATTTAGGTCCAAGCGTAATGCAAGAAAAGGAG GTGGGAAGAAAGGCAGAGGAAGGGGCGGCTGCAGGAGTGGTCGAGGTGTGCGTGGAGTTGATTATGGCATGGGTATTGGATATAATCCAGAATCCGGTAATGCTTCATCTCAGGCTGTTCAAAGTCGAAATGCTGCGGTAAATTCTCTCAAAACTGGCATGATGGCACAAATGAAGAGTAACTTTGTTGCTGCTTCATCAAACTCTCAAAGTCAAGGCTTCAATAACAGTTCAAGTATCAGGAGACCAACTCTGTCTGGATTTGTATCTGGCGGTACCATTGGTGGAGATATAAATAGGTCTCAGATGGCCACTTCATTCAACACTGCTCCTACATCAGGATTGAACACTTCACAAAATACTGGACAAAACGCTACCCAGAGTAGCTCAGAGAG GTCTAGAGATGGACCAAGAGAAAGGCGAAGGCCCTCTGGGTGGGACCGTTAA
- the LOC108469973 gene encoding DEAD-box ATP-dependent RNA helicase 24-like isoform X2, with protein sequence MSKRKFGFEGFGINRQSTYNFERSQAPQRLYVPPSSRHSHDNYDDNDLDDIDYADNNDTSNDANTNDPTSNGNGGEDDEIDPLDAFMQGIEEDLKAKPPPKPKEKAERYKEDEDEDDPVESFLRSKKDVGLTLAADALRAGYDSDEEVYAAAKAVDAGLLEYDSDDNPVVVDKKKIEPIPALDHSSIEYEPFNKDFYEEKASISGMSEQEVAEYRKSLAIRVSGFDVPRPVKTFEDCGFAPELMRAIAKQGYEKPTTIQCQALPIVLSGRDVIGIAKTGSGKTASFVLPMIVHIMDQPELQKEEGPIGVICAPTRELAHQIFLEAKKFAKAYGIRASAVYGGMSKLDQFKELKAGCEIVVATPGRLIDMLKMKALTMTRATYLVLDEADRMFDLGFEPQIRSIVGQIRPDRQTLLFSATMPRKVEKLAREILSDPVRVTVGEVGTANEDITQHVHVIPSDSEKLPWLLEKLPGMIDEGDVLVFASKKATVDEIESQLSGKGFKVAALHGDKDQASRMEILQKFKSGIYHVLIATDVAARGLDIKSIKSVVNYDIAKDMDMHVHRIGRTGRAGDKDGIAYTLITQKEARFAGELVNSLIAAGQNVSMELMDLAMKVGRKAEEGAAAGVVEVCVELIMAWVLDIIQNPVMLHLRLFKVEMLR encoded by the exons ATGTCGAAACGCAAATTCGGATTCGAAGGGTTTGGGATTAACCGTCAATCAACCTACAACTTTGAGCGATCCCAAGCTCCTCAACGTCTATACGTCCCTCCTTCCTCTCGTCATTCCCACGACAACTACGACGATAACGACCTTGACGACATCGATTATGCCGATAACAATGATACTTCCAACGACGCCAACACCAATGACCCCACCAGCAATGGCAACGGAGGGGAAGATGACGAAATCGACCCTCTCGACGCCTTCATGCAAGGTATTGAGGAGGATTTGAAAGCGAAGCCGCCTCCGAAGCCCAAGGAGAAGGCGGAGAGGTATAAAGAGGATGAAGATGAGGATGATCCGGTGGAGAGTTTTTTGAGGTCGAAGAAGGATGTTGGGCTGACCTTGGCGGCGGATGCTTTGCGTGCTGGGTATGATTCTGATGAGGAGGTTTATGCCGCTGCCAAGGCTGTAGATGCGGGGTTGTTGGAGTATGATTCTGATGATAATCCCGTGGTTGTAGACAAGAAGAAGATTGAGCCGATTCCGGCCCTTGATCACAGTTCGATTGAGTATGAGCCGTTTAATAAAGATTTTTATGAGGAGAAGGCTTCAATTTCAG GAATGAGTGAGCAGGAAGTTGCTGAATACCGAAAGAGTTTGGCTATCCGCGTTTCTGGTTTTGATGTCCCAAGACCTGTAAAGACATTTGAAGACTGTGGTTTTGCACCAGAGCTAATGCGAGCTATTGCAAAACAAGGGTATGAAAAGCCAACAACTATTCAGTGCCAAGCCTTACCTATTGTCCTCTCTGGGAGGGATGTTATTGGTATAGCAAAAACTGGTTCTGGTAAAACTGCTTCCTTTGTGCTTCCTATGATTGTACACATCATGGATCAGCCTGAACTTCAGAAGGAGGAGGGTCCAATTGGAGTGATATGTGCACCTACCCGAGAACTAGCACACCAAATCTTcttggaagcaaagaaatttgcAAAAGCCTATGGGATACGTGCCTCTGCTGTGTATGGTGGAATGTCCAAACTTGATCAGTTCAAGGAACTTAAGGCAGGATGTGAGATAGTCGTTGCTACACCGGGTCGATTGATagacatgctaaaaatgaaggcACTGACAATGACAAGAGCAACTTATTTGGTACTTGATGAGGCTGATCGAATGTTTGACCTTGGGTTTGAGCCTCAAATAAGGTCCATTGTTGGCCAAATCAGACCTGACCGACAGACATTACTATTTTCAGCAACAATGCCCCGCAAAGTTGAAAAGTTAGCAAGGGAAATTCTCAGTGACCCAGTCAGAGTTACAGTTGGAGAAGTGGGAACAGCTAACGAGGATATTACTCAGCATGTTCATGTAATTCCTTCCGACTCTGAGAAGTTACCCTGGCTTCTTGAGAAGCTACCTGGAATGATTGATGAGGGTGATGTTTTGGTGTTTGCTTCCAAGAAAGCTACTGTTGATGAGATTGAGTCTCAGCTCTCTGGTAAGGGTTTTAAGGTTGCTGCCCTTCATGGTGATAAAGATCAGGCTTCTCGAATGGAAATTCTACAAAAGTTTAAATCTGGCATCTACCATGTTCTCATCGCAACTGATGTTGCTGCTCGTGGTCTTGACATCAAGTCAATTAAGTCAGTTGTGAACTATGATATTGCAAAGGACATGGACATGCATGTGCACCGTATTGGTAGAACAGGTCGTGCTGGTGACAAAGATGGTATTGCGTATACTCTGATAACTCAAAAGGAGGCTCGGTTTGCTGGTGAATTGGTAAATAGTTTAATTGCTGCTGGGCAGAATGTTTCCATGGAACTGATGGATCTTGCTATGAAG GTGGGAAGAAAGGCAGAGGAAGGGGCGGCTGCAGGAGTGGTCGAGGTGTGCGTGGAGTTGATTATGGCATGGGTATTGGATATAATCCAGAATCCGGTAATGCTTCATCTCAGGCTGTTCAAAGTCGAAATGCTGCGGTAA
- the LOC108468460 gene encoding uncharacterized protein LOC108468460: protein MGMNHLILALVSLSCLFSFSTSTSTPPSYSYHYSFSHSSSSAPSAAFNVHFPKSSGTRIDQTFNKLPTLPTKNVDPGLQQICKDTDHPVECISNIVPFLGHSKFVAEPVSVLKLEIQAMDNKVKEAIDKATKLMQDHSTQKMTASCLETCLDSYKSILDSDKRALDALSLHDVYQVSMELSSNIENVQTCEDAFLEANLKSPNIQMDSVIRKMISNTLAIGVDKVHF, encoded by the coding sequence ATGGGAATGAACCATTTAATCTTGGCCCTCGTCTCCCTTTCCTGTCTCTTCTCCTTCTCTACTTCTACCTCTACCCCTCCATCTTATTCCTATCATTACTCTTTTTCTCACTCATCATCTTCAGCTCCATCTGCAGCATTTAATGTTCATTTTCCCAAATCTTCCGGAACTCGAATAGACCAAACATTTAATAAATTACCTACATTACCTACCAAAAATGTTGACCCTGGGCTTCAGCAAATCTGTAAAGACACTGACCATCCTGTAGAGTGTATATCAAATATTGTTCCATTCCTAGGTCATAGTAAATTTGTTGCAGAACCCGTATCTGTCCTCAAACTTGAGATTCAAGCAATGGATAACAAGGTTAAGGAAGCCATAGACAAGGCTACGAAACTTATGCAAGATCACTCTACCCAAAAAATGACTGCTTCTTGCCTTGAAACATGCTTGGATAGCTACAAATCCATCCTCGATAGCGATAAGAGAGCCCTTGATGCTCTCTCTTTGCATGACGTTTACCAAGTAAGCATGGAATTAAGTTCCAATATCGAGAATGTACAAACTTGTGAGGATGCATTTCTAGAAGCCAACCTCAAATCGCCGAATATACAAATGGATTCAGTGATACGAAAGATGATTAGCAATACTTTAGCCATTGGTGTCGATAAGGTCCACTTTTAG